From Brochothrix thermosphacta DSM 20171 = FSL F6-1036, a single genomic window includes:
- a CDS encoding TetR/AcrR family transcriptional regulator gives MNKRKMHVIDTARELFIKHGYHATSIQDILEASGISKGSFYNYFSSKSELFQSVFSSMFALLRERRDALVVGKDLKDPTIFIEQMVLLMGNNDKIKIQELINDVMISNDLELIAFIKNFRYFMIVWVNERLMDILPSDKKEHSFDVTLQFMGLTHMMFEMNRAVNKKYTNEEMIRYALDQSLLLVQHSDVMATPLFTNQDIADYFPQIEGGIDNKRRLTLVTMNLKKALDTKSNLSEGDNDYLTKMLFFIQKNILDENFSDDFIFESFTLSIEKVLHNKEIEEYCVYRTFLRELLNER, from the coding sequence ATGAACAAACGCAAAATGCATGTCATCGATACTGCCCGTGAGCTTTTTATAAAACACGGTTATCATGCCACATCAATTCAAGATATATTAGAAGCAAGTGGTATTTCAAAAGGTTCATTCTACAATTATTTTTCATCAAAATCTGAATTATTTCAGTCGGTTTTTTCATCGATGTTTGCACTGTTACGTGAACGCCGAGATGCTTTGGTAGTAGGCAAAGACTTGAAAGATCCCACTATTTTCATTGAACAAATGGTATTGTTGATGGGGAATAACGATAAAATTAAAATACAAGAATTAATTAATGATGTGATGATTTCAAATGATTTAGAACTCATCGCCTTTATTAAAAATTTCCGCTACTTTATGATTGTTTGGGTCAATGAGCGTTTGATGGATATTTTACCATCAGACAAAAAAGAACATTCCTTTGATGTGACACTGCAATTCATGGGATTAACGCATATGATGTTTGAAATGAATCGTGCGGTGAATAAAAAATACACAAATGAGGAAATGATACGGTACGCATTGGATCAGTCATTATTATTGGTACAACATAGTGATGTAATGGCGACACCTTTGTTTACCAATCAAGATATCGCTGATTATTTTCCGCAAATTGAAGGCGGTATTGATAATAAACGTCGTTTAACTTTAGTTACGATGAATTTAAAAAAAGCGCTAGATACTAAAAGTAATCTTTCAGAAGGTGATAACGATTATCTAACAAAAATGTTGTTCTTTATCCAAAAAAATATTTTGGACGAAAATTTCAGTGACGATTTTATTTTTGAAAGTTTTACACTATCGATAGAGAAGGTTTTACATAATAAAGAGATAGAAGAATATTGTGTCTATAGAACATTTTTAAGAGAATTATTAAACGAACGTTAA
- a CDS encoding DHA2 family efflux MFS transporter permease subunit: MSETHTQTNKPKVAYGVLVVLMLGAFVALLSNTLLNIALPSIMKDFNVSAATVQWLSTGYMLVNGILVPTTAFLIKKFSARQLFITAMALFTTGTLIAGFAGSFSILLTGRMVQASGAAIMMPLLMNVMLTSFPPEKRGSAMGLFGLVMIFAPAIGPTLSGWIIQNYEWPMLFFMIAPIAFIILLIAVFRLHDKKESLPGSIDILSVIFSTFGFGGILYGFSSAGNKGWSDAIVITSLVVGVISLISLVWRQFKLEEPMLDFHVFKYPMFALSTVISFTLNMAMFSAMLLMPIYLQNIRGISPLDSGLLLLPGAIVMGIMSPITGRLFDRFGGRILAIIGLSITIVTTYFFAKLTLDTTYTQLIWLYSIRMFGISMVMMPVMTNGLNALPAKYTPHGTAVNSTIQQVSGAIGGSLLVTIMSNRSVTHGKELFADAAKQLQAATSPEALAHLKELITMKATIEGINDAFLVSAFVAVIALIASFFIKRAKAPTSEK; the protein is encoded by the coding sequence ATGTCAGAAACACACACACAAACCAACAAACCTAAAGTAGCCTACGGGGTCCTAGTGGTCTTAATGTTAGGGGCTTTCGTAGCGTTACTCAGCAATACGCTACTTAACATCGCGTTGCCTTCAATTATGAAGGATTTTAACGTCTCAGCTGCAACGGTACAATGGTTATCTACGGGTTATATGCTCGTTAATGGTATTTTAGTGCCAACCACAGCCTTTTTAATTAAAAAATTCTCTGCGCGTCAACTGTTCATTACTGCGATGGCGTTGTTCACAACAGGTACTTTAATTGCCGGTTTTGCAGGAAGTTTCAGTATTCTATTAACGGGTCGTATGGTTCAAGCTTCTGGGGCAGCAATTATGATGCCACTTTTGATGAACGTAATGTTAACAAGTTTTCCACCTGAAAAACGCGGGAGCGCGATGGGACTTTTTGGTCTTGTAATGATTTTCGCTCCAGCAATTGGACCTACACTTTCAGGTTGGATCATCCAAAATTATGAATGGCCGATGTTATTCTTCATGATTGCACCGATTGCATTTATCATCTTATTAATCGCTGTCTTTAGATTACATGATAAAAAAGAAAGTCTCCCTGGTAGTATTGATATCTTATCGGTTATCTTCTCAACATTTGGATTCGGAGGTATTTTATACGGCTTCAGTTCAGCAGGTAATAAAGGTTGGAGCGATGCGATTGTTATTACATCTTTAGTAGTAGGTGTTATCAGCTTAATTTCACTCGTATGGCGTCAATTCAAATTAGAAGAACCTATGCTCGATTTTCATGTCTTTAAATACCCAATGTTTGCCTTATCAACTGTCATTTCATTCACACTCAACATGGCAATGTTCTCAGCAATGCTGTTGATGCCCATCTACTTACAAAACATTCGAGGCATTTCACCGTTAGACTCTGGTTTACTATTATTGCCGGGGGCAATCGTAATGGGGATTATGTCACCTATTACAGGACGTTTATTTGATCGTTTTGGTGGCCGCATCTTGGCTATTATCGGATTATCAATTACAATTGTTACCACCTATTTCTTTGCAAAACTTACATTAGATACCACTTATACTCAGTTAATCTGGCTTTACTCTATTCGTATGTTTGGTATTTCAATGGTAATGATGCCTGTTATGACAAATGGTCTTAATGCTTTACCAGCTAAATACACGCCACATGGTACTGCTGTAAACTCAACCATTCAACAAGTATCTGGTGCGATTGGTGGTTCATTACTCGTAACGATTATGTCGAATCGAAGTGTCACCCACGGTAAAGAACTGTTTGCAGATGCTGCCAAACAATTACAAGCCGCAACGTCTCCAGAAGCTTTAGCACACTTAAAAGAATTAATCACAATGAAAGCAACTATCGAAGGGATTAATGATGCTTTCCTAGTTTCAGCATTTGTAGCTGTCATTGCGTTAATTGCCTCATTCTTTATTAAACGCGCAAAAGCACCTACTTCTGAAAAGTAA
- a CDS encoding GNAT family N-acetyltransferase — protein sequence MTAERTQTQLLLAQNTVIPGERIILRPITFDDAADLYEYGHDPETTEFVFETHATIEESILGIGTYFMSDPIGKFAIELRSENKMIGTFDLRVNENDSKAEIGYVLNKACQGNGYMTEAGALILDLAFNTLRLNKVFSLHDVKNPQSGAVMKRLNMTYEGTLRQDKFFKGKFCDYSYYSILKTEYH from the coding sequence ATGACAGCAGAACGTACGCAAACACAACTTTTATTGGCACAAAACACTGTTATTCCTGGCGAAAGAATTATTCTACGTCCTATTACATTCGATGATGCCGCTGATTTATATGAATATGGACATGATCCTGAAACAACTGAATTCGTCTTTGAAACACATGCCACTATTGAAGAAAGCATTTTGGGTATTGGTACTTATTTTATGTCTGATCCCATTGGAAAATTTGCCATTGAATTACGTTCAGAAAACAAAATGATTGGTACGTTTGATTTACGTGTTAATGAAAACGATTCAAAAGCAGAAATTGGTTATGTTCTTAATAAAGCCTGTCAGGGAAACGGGTATATGACCGAAGCCGGTGCATTAATACTTGATTTAGCTTTCAATACCTTACGTTTAAATAAAGTTTTTTCGTTACATGATGTGAAAAACCCCCAATCAGGGGCAGTGATGAAACGACTTAATATGACCTATGAAGGTACTTTACGGCAAGATAAATTCTTTAAAGGGAAATTTTGTGACTACAGTTATTACTCTATCTTAAAAACAGAATATCACTAA
- a CDS encoding winged helix-turn-helix transcriptional regulator: MDEKIGTNAIEKSLEIFTGKWKVIILFQIFQYETLRFSELQRLIPSITKKMLSGQLRDLEKNGILKREVFPEIPPKVEYSVTAHGKTLTPLLSEMHRWGSEHIDYIEEGNPLN; the protein is encoded by the coding sequence ATGGATGAAAAAATCGGCACAAATGCGATTGAAAAATCATTAGAAATTTTCACCGGGAAATGGAAAGTCATCATTTTATTTCAAATTTTTCAATATGAAACGCTACGATTTAGTGAATTACAACGACTGATTCCTTCAATCACGAAAAAAATGTTAAGTGGGCAACTACGAGATCTAGAAAAAAACGGTATTTTGAAAAGAGAAGTATTCCCTGAAATCCCGCCAAAAGTGGAGTATTCAGTTACTGCACATGGAAAAACACTAACCCCTTTACTTTCAGAAATGCATCGATGGGGAAGTGAACATATCGATTACATTGAAGAAGGTAATCCCCTCAACTAA